A portion of the Limanda limanda chromosome 3, fLimLim1.1, whole genome shotgun sequence genome contains these proteins:
- the c3h16orf87 gene encoding UPF0547 protein C16orf87 homolog, with protein sequence MSANKTKKVKMATKSCPECDQQIPVACKSCPCGFVFISRKLLNAKLTERSPAIAEKLDLKRRRTERIRRERIDSPLTSDMENRRRSRANSQSDPIRRGRGRPKTVGLKKQEEEKEKQEKEVDIYAGLSDEKAFVFSVALAEINRKILGQKLIL encoded by the exons ATGTCggctaataaaacaaagaaagtcaAAATGGCTACTAAATCTTGTCCTGAGTGCGACCAACAG ATTCCAGTTGCGTGCAAATCCTGCccgtgtgggtttgtgtttatTAGCAGAAAACTGCTAAATGCCAAGTTAACAGAGCGCTCCCCAGCCATAGCAG AGAAGCTGGACTTAAAACGTAGGAGGACAGAGCGCATTCGCCGAGAGCGGATCGACTCTCCTCTAACCAGTGACATGGAGAACAGGAGAAGGTCCCGAGCCAACAGCCAGTCAGATCCAATCCGCAGGGGCCGGGGCAGACCAAAAACTGTGGGGCtgaagaaacaggaagaggagaaag agaaacaagagaagGAGGTGGATATTTACGCTGGTCTCTCTGATGAGAAggcctttgtgttttctgtggccTTGGCTGAGATCAACCGGAAGATCCTGGGTCAGAAACTCATCTTATAG